From Anaerococcus urinomassiliensis:
GGTCAGCATAAATTCCATCAGGTTTTATATTCAAATTTTCTATTGTTTCTTCTGCCAAAACAGAAATATGTTCAAATTCCATAATTATTCATCCATAATATCGGATAAATTCACCTCGACTTCATTTATGTATTCTTGCCATGTATCCACATCCCACAGCTCAATAGTTGTGTTGTTGCCAATAATCATAGCCTCGCTTTCGATATTTGCATAATCTCTTAAATTCTTGTTTAGCAAAACCCTGCCTTGTTTATCTAGGCTGGTCTTGATTGTGGATGAGAAAAATAGTCTCTTAATCGCCCTATTTTTTTTATTTTCATTTATGAGATTATCAAGCCTTTCACTTTGCTTATCAAATTCATCCTTGGTATAAATCACCAAAGAATTCTCTGGTCCTTTCGTGATAAAAAATTCTTCAGTCAAATCTTCACGAAATTCACTAGGTATCATTATTCTATTTTTTGAATCTAGCTTGTGAGTAAATTCACCTAAAAACATTTCTTACCACCATAAACCACTTTAATCCACTTTGTAATTATTTTATACCATTTTTCATAATAAAGCAAACAAAAAAATCGACCAAAATGATCGATTTCTTAATGTTTTATATTTATTTGCCTATATACTTAAAATTATTTAAAGTTTATGATGTTTTCTTTCTTTTCCACTTGTTTTTTGGGCTTAAAATAAGGTGGGAGATTTTTCTTATTTGATATGAAAAATAAAACTCCTCCTAGCAATACAAATACTAGGGAAATGATTTGAGCTGTTCTAAGTGGGCCCCAATATAGGGAGTCTGTCCTTAGACCCTCTACAAAGAATCTCAATATTCCATAGCCTATCAAATAAGAGGCAGAAATTTTACCCTTGTCTGGATTATTTTTTCTCCAATTTATCAATATCAAGAAAATTATAATATCTCCAATAGACTCGTAGAGGAAAGTGGGATGTACTTTTACACCATCAATTATTATTCCCCAAGGTAGATCTGTTGGGCCACCGTGAGCTTCTTGGTTGACAAAGTTTCCCCACCTGCCTATTCCTTGGGCTAGGGCAAGGGATGGTGTCATGACATCAGTCATATCCAAAAAAGGCACTTTTTTGTGTTTTGCATATAGGTAAAGGGCAAGAGTTCCAAAGATTATTCCCCCATGTATGGCAAGTCCACCTCCCCTGATATTTAGGATTTGTCCAGGGTTTTGGGAATAATAGTCCCACATAAATATTACATACCAGACTCTTGCACCGATTATCCCACTTGGCAAAATAACGAAAAGTATATCGTAGATGAAGTCTTCATCAAAGCCTCTTCTTACAAATTCCTTTTTGGCAAATTGTGTACCAAGGATTACCCCAAAGACTATGATTAAGGCATACCAATATATTTTTATTCCAAAAATTGAAAATGCTACGGGGTCTATATTAAAAGCCATTATTCTTCCTCGTCTGGTTCTTGCCAGTTTGTATATACTTCTTGGACGTCATCGTTATCTTCTAGGCTATCAATTAATTTTTCTAGGGCCTTGTGGTGGCTTTCGTCAACTTCAATATAGTTTTGAGCAAGATATGTTATCTCAGCTCTTTTGCTCTCATAGCCTGCCTTTTCCAGACTTTCTTTTGCATCATTGAATGCTTCTATACTTGTTATAGCTTCAAAAAATTCGCCCTCTTCGCTTACATCATCTGCACCAGCTTCTAGGGCATCCATCATAAAGTTATCGAAATCCTTGTCTTTGCCATCTACAAGTATTACGCCTTTTTGGTCAAACATAAACATAACTGATCCATCTGTTCCTAAGTTTCCACCATTTTTGTCAAAGGCGTGGCGAACATCTGGTGCAGTTCTTTGGACATTATCTGTAAGACAATCTACTATGATAGCTACTCCACCTGGACCATAACCTTCATAGATTATTCTTTGATAATTATCTCCAGCTCCCTCACCTGTGGCTTTTTTGATGGCACGTTCGATGTTATCATTTGGCATATTGTCTGCTTTTGCCTTATCAATT
This genomic window contains:
- a CDS encoding YebC/PmpR family DNA-binding transcriptional regulator, which translates into the protein MSGHNKWSKIKNKKGSEDAKKGKIFTKHARNITVAARQGGDNPDYNPALKAAIDKAKADNMPNDNIERAIKKATGEGAGDNYQRIIYEGYGPGGVAIIVDCLTDNVQRTAPDVRHAFDKNGGNLGTDGSVMFMFDQKGVILVDGKDKDFDNFMMDALEAGADDVSEEGEFFEAITSIEAFNDAKESLEKAGYESKRAEITYLAQNYIEVDESHHKALEKLIDSLEDNDDVQEVYTNWQEPDEEE
- the lgt gene encoding prolipoprotein diacylglyceryl transferase — its product is MAFNIDPVAFSIFGIKIYWYALIIVFGVILGTQFAKKEFVRRGFDEDFIYDILFVILPSGIIGARVWYVIFMWDYYSQNPGQILNIRGGGLAIHGGIIFGTLALYLYAKHKKVPFLDMTDVMTPSLALAQGIGRWGNFVNQEAHGGPTDLPWGIIIDGVKVHPTFLYESIGDIIIFLILINWRKNNPDKGKISASYLIGYGILRFFVEGLRTDSLYWGPLRTAQIISLVFVLLGGVLFFISNKKNLPPYFKPKKQVEKKENIINFK
- the mraZ gene encoding division/cell wall cluster transcriptional repressor MraZ, giving the protein MFLGEFTHKLDSKNRIMIPSEFREDLTEEFFITKGPENSLVIYTKDEFDKQSERLDNLINENKKNRAIKRLFFSSTIKTSLDKQGRVLLNKNLRDYANIESEAMIIGNNTTIELWDVDTWQEYINEVEVNLSDIMDE